The proteins below are encoded in one region of Berryella intestinalis:
- the hrcA gene encoding heat-inducible transcriptional repressor HrcA: MLSDRRQRVLAVLIEEYVAQALPVGSRTLTERYNLGVSPATVRNELSYLEDAGYISQPHTSAGRIPTDLGYRTFVDNLLANGAISHGEDDRELVERLKSSASELDELLDSASNALARLTDCLSIVVAPLARTATVKQITLISLSDRQAVVVVVTKDAQVYNRQMEFAEAVEPERLSEVQRILNDFFAGRSARDVKMSAEGLSNHYFGNPLVRLVIDEIIACLHEHDTAHAHRIGMSSLARKPEFSESSALIPIMQVLEDDAVLLQILDPTSDAERGAPMVRIGSENPTEQLSGVSVVANRYGRGDSAGVVAVIGPTRMDYSRVLKAVRIASAALDED, from the coding sequence ATGCTTTCGGATAGGCGCCAGCGCGTGCTGGCCGTTCTCATCGAGGAGTACGTGGCGCAAGCGCTTCCCGTCGGCTCGCGCACGCTGACCGAGCGCTACAACCTGGGGGTCAGCCCGGCGACCGTGCGCAACGAGCTGTCCTACCTCGAGGACGCCGGCTATATCTCCCAGCCCCACACGTCGGCCGGGCGCATACCCACCGACCTGGGGTACCGCACGTTCGTGGACAACCTTTTGGCCAACGGGGCCATCAGCCACGGCGAGGACGATCGCGAGCTGGTCGAGCGCCTCAAAAGCAGCGCGAGCGAGCTCGACGAGCTTCTGGATTCGGCCTCCAACGCCCTCGCCCGCCTTACCGACTGCCTCTCCATCGTGGTCGCGCCCCTCGCGCGGACGGCCACGGTGAAGCAGATCACCCTCATCTCCCTTTCGGATCGCCAGGCCGTGGTCGTGGTCGTCACCAAAGACGCCCAGGTCTACAACCGCCAGATGGAGTTCGCCGAAGCGGTGGAGCCCGAGAGGCTCTCGGAGGTGCAGCGCATCCTGAACGACTTCTTCGCGGGCCGCTCGGCGCGCGACGTGAAGATGAGCGCCGAGGGCCTGAGCAACCACTACTTCGGAAACCCCCTGGTGCGCCTCGTCATCGACGAGATCATAGCCTGCCTGCACGAGCACGACACCGCGCATGCGCACCGTATCGGCATGAGCTCGCTGGCGCGCAAGCCGGAGTTCAGCGAGTCGAGTGCGCTCATCCCCATCATGCAGGTGCTCGAAGACGACGCGGTGCTCCTCCAGATACTCGATCCCACCTCCGATGCCGAGCGGGGCGCCCCGATGGTGCGCATCGGCAGCGAGAACCCCACCGAGCAGCTTTCCGGCGTCTCGGTTGTGGCGAACCGCTACGGACGCGGGGATTCGGCCGGCGTGGTGGCGGTGATCGGCCCGACGCGCATGGACTACTCGCGCGTGCTCAAGGCGGTGCGCATCGCGAGCGCGGCGCTTGACGAAGACTAG